Proteins found in one Subtercola endophyticus genomic segment:
- a CDS encoding IS3 family transposase (programmed frameshift): MLVEARAEYPSLHAACQHVGGLLGVSPDTLRVWHRRYEIDAGVRPGVTTDMTEENRKLKRENAELRRANEILKAASVFFRQGARPPHDEMIRFIDQMRHRFGVEAICRVLRPAVRGFVTSRGYRAAKTRPVSARQLKDDLLIPEVTRLHAENYGVYGRRKMHALLRRQGWDIGRDQTERLMRLAGVRGVRRSKRVFTTKSDPAAPRPTDLVQRRFTADGPRRLWVCDVTYVATWSGFAYVAFVTDVYSRRIVGWNVASTLRADILPLQALDMAAWAAGGTLHGLTHHSDHGSNYMAMVYTDRIVELGAKPSTGTVGDSYDNALAEAVNGLYKTELIRQRGPWRTVEQVELATLEYVWWWNNQRLHGELDMRTPIEVENEYYADTKAPPVLTQ, translated from the exons ATGCTCGTTGAAGCGCGAGCTGAGTATCCGAGTTTGCACGCGGCTTGTCAGCACGTGGGCGGCCTGCTCGGGGTGTCGCCTGACACGCTGAGAGTGTGGCACCGACGCTACGAGATCGATGCCGGGGTACGGCCCGGTGTCACGACGGATATGACGGAAGAGAACCGGAAGCTGAAGCGTGAGAACGCCGAGCTGCGGCGGGCGAATGAGATATTGAAGGCCGCGTCGGTGTTTT TTCGCCAAGGAGCTCGACCGCCCCACGACGAGATGATCCGTTTCATCGATCAGATGAGACATCGCTTCGGGGTCGAGGCCATCTGCCGGGTGCTGCGCCCGGCAGTTCGTGGGTTTGTCACTTCCCGCGGCTACCGTGCTGCAAAAACCCGGCCGGTATCAGCGCGTCAGCTGAAAGACGATCTGCTGATTCCCGAAGTGACACGGTTGCACGCGGAGAACTATGGCGTATACGGGCGACGGAAGATGCATGCGCTGCTGCGCCGGCAGGGCTGGGATATCGGCCGGGACCAGACCGAACGGCTGATGCGACTCGCGGGGGTTCGCGGTGTCAGACGGTCCAAGAGAGTGTTCACGACGAAGTCCGACCCCGCCGCGCCTCGGCCCACTGATCTCGTTCAGCGACGCTTCACCGCGGACGGTCCGCGCCGCCTCTGGGTCTGTGACGTGACGTACGTTGCGACGTGGTCCGGGTTCGCGTATGTCGCGTTCGTCACTGATGTTTACTCCAGACGCATCGTCGGGTGGAACGTCGCCTCCACGCTACGAGCGGACATTCTGCCGCTGCAAGCACTCGATATGGCGGCGTGGGCGGCGGGCGGTACCCTTCACGGGCTCACGCATCATTCCGATCACGGGTCGAATTACATGGCCATGGTCTACACCGACCGGATCGTCGAGCTCGGCGCGAAACCATCAACAGGCACCGTCGGAGATTCATACGACAATGCACTGGCCGAGGCGGTGAACGGGCTGTACAAGACCGAGCTCATCAGGCAGCGAGGCCCCTGGCGCACCGTCGAGCAAGTCGAGCTCGCGACCCTCGAATACGTGTGGTGGTGGAACAACCAGCGCCTCCACGGCGAGCTCGACATGCGCACACCCATCGAAGTCGAGAACGAGTACTACGCTGACACGAAAGCACCCCCGGTACTGACCCAGTAA
- a CDS encoding alpha/beta fold hydrolase, whose product MPTQTGIVLIHGAGHAADCWDFTVAELARQAPGVPVLAVDLPGRGTEPGDLATLTIEKCVQSVIRQIDDAGMDRVMLVSHSQAGITMPVVAERLGAARTARLIFLSSVIPPNGSAAVDTLNPPLRFITRRAAVRRPVRKAVGRGVASMFFGNGMTAEQREFTVGHQYAESAGLVLERVDRTLPAVPTTWILLTADRLLKPRQQREFIANLGGVDEVVPLDTCHDAMISEPAALAELLAARVGDGSPTAP is encoded by the coding sequence ATGCCGACACAGACGGGCATCGTACTCATTCACGGTGCTGGACATGCCGCTGATTGCTGGGACTTCACGGTCGCCGAACTCGCGCGACAGGCACCGGGTGTGCCCGTGCTGGCCGTGGATCTCCCCGGGCGCGGCACCGAACCCGGCGACCTCGCCACGCTCACCATCGAGAAGTGCGTTCAGTCGGTGATTCGGCAGATCGACGACGCGGGAATGGATCGCGTCATGCTCGTGTCTCACTCCCAAGCCGGCATCACCATGCCCGTTGTGGCGGAGAGGCTGGGCGCTGCCAGGACGGCGCGATTGATCTTTCTGTCGTCCGTGATCCCGCCGAACGGTTCCGCTGCCGTCGACACGCTCAACCCGCCGCTCCGATTCATTACGCGCCGAGCGGCCGTTCGGCGTCCGGTGCGCAAGGCCGTCGGGCGCGGGGTGGCCTCGATGTTCTTCGGCAACGGCATGACGGCCGAGCAGCGTGAGTTCACGGTGGGGCATCAATACGCCGAGAGCGCCGGCCTGGTGCTCGAGCGTGTCGATCGCACGCTTCCGGCCGTGCCCACGACGTGGATCCTCCTCACCGCCGACCGTCTGCTGAAACCTCGTCAACAGCGTGAGTTCATCGCCAACCTCGGCGGCGTAGACGAGGTCGTGCCGTTGGACACCTGCCACGACGCGATGATCAGCGAACCCGCGGCCCTGGCCGAATTGCTCGCTGCCCGAGTAGGCGACGGTTCGCCCACGGCCCCATAG
- a CDS encoding isocitrate lyase/PEP mutase family protein, whose translation MARSLRSVIDEHSPLIVPSIYDGISALLVKELGFDAAYVGSYATGATKYGVPDIGYIGLEDMADQARRLSAIVDVPLIVDGEGGWGNPLHVARAVRVLERAGAAATHIEDHEFGKHLVRSTKIAPVGVAVDKIKAALDARDSEDFLIIARTDSPGSEGPVAAVDRLLAYQEAGADGLFIGGFLDEAAHARLRAEAHVPIFQPDFPQHTAADHARQSADVVIYYGLTHIAASEGMRSALGVLKAQESTISLEGELSTQGFDEFLGIEAARTTARKFGLIEG comes from the coding sequence ATGGCGCGCTCGCTGCGATCCGTGATCGACGAACACTCACCCCTCATCGTTCCCTCCATCTATGACGGCATCTCCGCCCTCCTGGTGAAGGAGCTCGGCTTCGACGCCGCCTACGTCGGAAGTTATGCCACCGGCGCGACGAAGTACGGTGTTCCCGACATCGGATACATCGGTCTCGAAGACATGGCCGATCAGGCCCGTCGCCTGAGCGCCATCGTCGACGTCCCCCTCATCGTCGACGGGGAGGGCGGATGGGGCAACCCGCTTCATGTCGCGCGCGCGGTGCGCGTGCTCGAGCGCGCCGGTGCAGCGGCGACCCACATCGAAGACCACGAGTTCGGCAAGCACTTGGTGCGCAGCACGAAGATCGCTCCGGTGGGTGTCGCGGTAGACAAGATCAAGGCCGCGCTGGACGCGCGCGACTCCGAAGACTTCCTGATCATCGCACGCACCGACTCTCCCGGCAGCGAAGGGCCGGTTGCTGCTGTCGACCGCTTGCTCGCCTACCAGGAGGCGGGAGCCGACGGTCTCTTCATCGGCGGGTTCCTCGACGAGGCCGCTCACGCCCGCCTTCGGGCAGAGGCGCACGTACCGATCTTTCAGCCCGATTTCCCTCAGCACACCGCCGCAGATCATGCCCGGCAGAGCGCTGACGTCGTGATTTACTACGGCCTCACCCACATCGCCGCCAGCGAGGGCATGAGGAGCGCTCTCGGGGTGCTCAAGGCTCAAGAGTCGACCATCAGTCTCGAAGGGGAGCTGAGCACGCAGGGCTTCGACGAGTTCCTCGGAATCGAAGCCGCACGCACCACGGCGCGAAAGTTCGGATTGATCGAAGGCTGA
- a CDS encoding alpha/beta fold hydrolase, whose translation MPSIATVVGIHGAWAGSWVWEPIREPLARHGLDFVAVSLPGTPEQLDISIPADLAGNVHAVLHAIEGLSGPVILAGHSGGSLTATATAEAIPHRVAGVVHVAGMMLPSGMSYRELCLSFGERFADGVGVQEYLERQFSSEQTVVPPEVAVAFYFQLAEPRAAIATARRLLPQAESNRTMRATWTAERAGRVPRLYVEALYDRSLPIDVQRKMQQLSPGALVVSLPSDHAPQLSQTLELADAIAGFAEELALTPRGMTPR comes from the coding sequence ATGCCATCCATCGCGACGGTCGTCGGAATACACGGGGCGTGGGCGGGCAGCTGGGTCTGGGAGCCCATCCGCGAACCCCTCGCCCGGCACGGCCTCGACTTTGTTGCGGTCAGTCTCCCGGGCACCCCGGAGCAGCTCGACATCTCAATCCCGGCAGACCTGGCTGGCAACGTTCACGCGGTGCTCCACGCGATCGAAGGCCTGTCAGGGCCGGTGATCCTGGCGGGGCACTCGGGCGGCAGCCTGACCGCGACCGCAACTGCCGAGGCGATTCCGCACCGCGTCGCAGGGGTCGTACATGTCGCGGGAATGATGCTGCCGAGCGGCATGTCGTACCGCGAGCTCTGCTTGTCTTTCGGCGAGAGGTTCGCCGACGGTGTCGGGGTGCAGGAATACCTCGAGCGCCAATTTTCATCTGAGCAGACCGTGGTGCCACCGGAAGTGGCCGTGGCCTTCTACTTTCAACTGGCTGAGCCGAGAGCGGCGATCGCCACAGCACGACGACTCCTGCCCCAGGCGGAGTCCAACCGAACAATGCGCGCGACGTGGACGGCGGAGAGAGCAGGGCGCGTGCCTCGGCTCTACGTAGAGGCCCTCTACGATCGCAGCCTCCCGATCGACGTTCAGCGAAAGATGCAGCAGCTGTCCCCGGGAGCGCTCGTCGTCTCCCTCCCATCCGATCATGCGCCGCAGCTATCCCAAACGCTCGAGCTCGCCGACGCCATCGCCGGCTTTGCCGAGGAACTCGCCCTGACGCCGCGGGGCATGACACCGCGGTAG
- a CDS encoding isopenicillin N synthase family dioxygenase: MIGPVIVTAEDLPHSDQKERIPMNSAVPTIDIGLFIDGSRREKIVADVRDACRNTGFLVITGHGIDPEIVSGAVEASKTFFDRPVPEKEHYRNPARRTGYAEFANMSLGQSQGDDVPPDLREGYTMRRVDIIDWRSPVWGNSEPDIALRTAMSAYYTAMDSLADTIMSVFALALELPENWFSSRFDRHDSQLAIYHYPPMDRPPLPGQLRGGAHTDFGSLTLLSGSPSVRGLQIWDGEKWEDAPLIPGSLVVNIGDLMQRWTNDSWHSTLHRVVNPVDGEWDKARYTIAFFHQPNHDSVISSLDAAAPAKYAEITSGEHFTSKLEAMALTK; encoded by the coding sequence TTGATCGGCCCGGTAATCGTGACGGCCGAGGATCTGCCCCATTCCGATCAGAAAGAACGTATCCCCATGAACAGCGCAGTACCCACCATCGATATCGGGCTCTTCATCGACGGCAGCCGGCGCGAGAAGATCGTCGCTGACGTTCGCGACGCGTGCCGCAATACGGGCTTTCTCGTCATCACCGGCCACGGCATAGACCCAGAAATCGTCTCTGGAGCCGTCGAAGCGTCGAAGACCTTCTTCGACAGACCGGTGCCTGAAAAGGAGCACTACCGTAACCCGGCCCGACGCACCGGATACGCGGAATTCGCGAACATGTCCCTCGGCCAATCCCAGGGAGACGATGTGCCGCCTGACCTGCGCGAGGGCTACACGATGCGCCGAGTAGACATCATCGACTGGCGTTCACCGGTGTGGGGCAACAGCGAGCCCGACATCGCGCTCCGAACCGCGATGAGTGCGTATTACACGGCGATGGACTCACTTGCAGACACGATCATGAGCGTATTCGCGCTCGCCCTGGAGCTCCCGGAAAACTGGTTCTCCTCCCGATTCGACCGGCACGACAGCCAGCTGGCCATCTATCACTACCCACCGATGGATCGCCCACCGCTGCCGGGGCAACTCCGAGGCGGCGCCCACACGGACTTCGGCAGTCTCACTCTGCTCAGCGGCTCTCCTTCGGTGCGCGGCCTGCAGATCTGGGACGGCGAAAAGTGGGAGGACGCGCCGCTCATTCCCGGATCCCTCGTCGTGAATATCGGCGATCTCATGCAGCGCTGGACGAATGACAGCTGGCACTCCACTCTGCATCGAGTAGTGAACCCGGTAGACGGCGAATGGGACAAGGCGCGATACACCATCGCGTTCTTTCACCAGCCCAACCATGACTCCGTCATCTCCAGCCTCGACGCTGCAGCACCAGCAAAATACGCGGAAATCACCTCAGGCGAGCACTTCACTTCGAAGCTCGAAGCGATGGCGCTCACAAAATGA
- a CDS encoding ABC transporter substrate-binding protein codes for MRAHPIRYLSIAVVSAAMLSMAACSSASDAKPQAAAGAVDLSGACPADIVVQSDWLPGTEQGYLFGLLGPDVTIDAASKIVSGSLYAKGEPTGVKLEIRSGGPAIGFTPVGSQMYADPSITLGYVSTDDAIRNSANMPVTAVYAPLEKSPMMIMWDPATYPQATTIADIGKTDAVVGYTSSYTYMSFLTDTGVLNPAQVDGSYDGTPANFIAANGTRAQQGYSSSEPYQYENELPQWDEPVAYQLVHDAGYPNYQNPLTVRSSELNGLSSCLGLLVPLLQQSEIDYYANPGKVNSLLVEAVATFNAGIQLTAAEAKFGATSVLQNGVVSNGDNDTIGDMDEARVQKMIDITVPIFQKLGIEPAAGLKPADVYTDQFIDKSLGLSDGAN; via the coding sequence ATGCGCGCTCACCCGATTCGCTACCTGTCGATAGCCGTCGTCAGCGCGGCCATGCTGTCAATGGCGGCCTGCAGTTCAGCCTCCGACGCCAAGCCGCAAGCCGCCGCCGGCGCAGTCGACCTCAGCGGCGCATGCCCGGCCGACATCGTGGTGCAGAGCGACTGGCTACCGGGTACTGAGCAGGGGTATCTCTTCGGGCTGCTCGGGCCCGATGTCACTATCGATGCGGCGTCCAAGATCGTCTCCGGATCTCTGTACGCGAAAGGCGAACCGACGGGCGTCAAGCTCGAAATCCGCTCGGGTGGGCCAGCCATCGGATTCACGCCGGTCGGAAGCCAGATGTACGCCGACCCCTCTATTACTCTCGGGTACGTCAGTACCGATGACGCGATTCGGAATTCCGCGAACATGCCCGTGACGGCCGTTTACGCCCCGCTCGAGAAGAGCCCGATGATGATCATGTGGGATCCGGCTACCTACCCGCAAGCGACCACGATCGCCGATATCGGCAAGACTGACGCCGTCGTCGGTTACACCTCGTCGTACACCTACATGTCATTCCTGACAGACACCGGGGTGCTGAACCCGGCCCAGGTCGACGGGTCATACGACGGGACGCCGGCCAACTTCATCGCCGCGAATGGCACGAGAGCCCAACAGGGATATTCGTCAAGCGAGCCGTACCAATACGAGAACGAGCTGCCTCAATGGGACGAGCCGGTCGCCTACCAGCTGGTTCATGACGCTGGATATCCGAATTACCAGAACCCGCTCACCGTTCGCTCCAGCGAACTCAATGGACTCAGTTCCTGCCTGGGCTTGTTGGTTCCGCTGCTTCAGCAATCGGAGATCGACTACTACGCCAACCCTGGCAAGGTCAACTCGTTGCTCGTCGAGGCCGTTGCCACGTTCAACGCCGGCATTCAACTGACGGCAGCTGAAGCGAAGTTCGGCGCGACGTCCGTGCTCCAGAACGGAGTCGTCTCGAACGGCGACAACGACACCATCGGCGATATGGACGAAGCCCGTGTGCAGAAGATGATCGACATCACTGTGCCGATCTTCCAGAAACTCGGAATCGAACCGGCCGCCGGACTCAAGCCAGCAGACGTCTACACCGACCAGTTCATCGATAAGAGTCTCGGCTTGAGCGACGGTGCGAATTGA
- a CDS encoding helix-turn-helix domain-containing protein, with the protein MSSGFRVDDNIEVSAKRVVDSAEVSRRVGARVRELRTQRGMSMRELAPLAGLKQPFLSQLERGDAAPSMLSLYKLATALSVAPGDLLPSDEPVQGATVFRRGEGQRVRSTEAPESFSGRLMRSATGREIELSEFVIDEGENNTEWFENPYPATTYVVEGVLTIEFENTEEHVLHSGDALFYPRQIRSRWTANGRTRLLHIVAPGTSANISSVSRQR; encoded by the coding sequence ATGTCGTCTGGATTTCGCGTTGATGACAATATTGAGGTCTCCGCAAAGCGCGTCGTCGACAGCGCCGAAGTTTCTCGGCGCGTAGGCGCACGAGTTCGTGAACTTCGCACTCAGCGCGGGATGTCGATGCGCGAGCTGGCCCCGTTAGCCGGGCTGAAGCAGCCCTTCCTCAGCCAGCTGGAGCGTGGTGACGCAGCTCCCTCAATGCTCAGTCTTTATAAGCTGGCGACGGCATTGTCGGTCGCCCCCGGGGATCTCCTGCCGAGTGATGAACCGGTACAAGGAGCAACTGTGTTCCGGCGCGGAGAGGGACAACGCGTGAGAAGCACTGAGGCTCCGGAATCGTTCTCAGGGCGACTCATGCGATCCGCGACGGGCCGCGAAATCGAACTCTCCGAATTCGTCATCGACGAAGGGGAGAACAATACCGAGTGGTTCGAGAATCCCTACCCCGCTACCACGTACGTAGTCGAAGGAGTCTTGACGATCGAATTCGAGAACACCGAAGAGCACGTGTTGCACAGTGGCGACGCGCTCTTCTACCCCCGACAGATCCGCTCACGATGGACTGCGAACGGAAGAACACGGCTGCTTCATATTGTTGCCCCCGGCACGAGCGCGAACATCTCAAGCGTTTCGCGCCAGAGATAA